One Anastrepha obliqua isolate idAnaObli1 chromosome 6, idAnaObli1_1.0, whole genome shotgun sequence DNA window includes the following coding sequences:
- the LOC129250745 gene encoding uncharacterized protein LOC129250745 codes for MTSVEKGSQTVLLATARAHVIGKDLKQRVSRVLCDPGSQVSLISECLANGLGLYRSKCEIMVEGINGVACSRTKGSVRFTIKSIFSKFELDIHALVIGSITSVTPAVSVDIGQWRHLANLQLADPYFGTPGHVDVLLGADVWGSIVEGDVIHGGYDEPHAQLTRLGWVVFGPASVQGHSSTTVGNYCAQIRDESYLEDLICNFWKLEEVPVTTKCSDDECERFFATTHQRMADGRYVVRLPFR; via the coding sequence ATGACTAGCGTCGAAAAGGGAAGCCAGACTGTTCTATTAGCTACAGCACGTGCTCACGTCATCGGCAAGGATCTCAAGCAACGGGTGTCTCGTGTATTATGCGATCCTGGATCTCAAGTAAGTCTGATCTCGGAATGTTTGGCTAATGGTTTGGGTCTTTATAGGAGCAAGTGTGAGATTATGGTGGAGGGAATTAATGGAGTTGCATGTTCGAGGACCAAGGGTAGCGTCCGATTTACgataaaaagcattttttctaaatttgaacTGGACATTCATGCATTGGTTATTGGTTCGATCACTTCAGTTACACCAGCGGTTAGTGTCGATATTGGGCAATGGAGACATTTGGCAAATCTCCAATTGGCAGacccatattttggtactcCGGGTCATGTTGATGTACTTCTTGGTGCTGATGTCTGGGGTTCGATTGTAGAAGGGGATGTCATACATGGAGGGTATGATGAACCTCACGCACAGCTTACCCGACTTGGTTGGGTTGTATTTGGGCCAGCGTCCGTTCAGGGCCATTCTAGTACAACAGTTGGCAATTATTGCGCGCAGATTAGAGACGAGTCTTATTTGGAGGATctcatttgtaatttttggaagCTCGAAGAAGTACCGGTGACAACTAAATGCTCGGATGATGAATGCGAGCGGTTCTTTGCCACTACACACCAACGTATGGCCGACGGACGCTATGTTGTGAGATTACCATTCCGTTAA